One segment of Bombus pascuorum chromosome 6, iyBomPasc1.1, whole genome shotgun sequence DNA contains the following:
- the LOC132908180 gene encoding open rectifier potassium channel protein 1 isoform X2 yields MSKKQWLVLLMLFLTYLLLGASIFYHIESRLEIERVEEAKRERIEINALLHAHYVPNLSHDHDEILGKLTRYCGKSVYNYTDGETDPLKWDFYNSFYFAYTVVSTIGYGNLAPTNMLGRILMIFYGLIGIPMNGILLTQLGEFFGHVFVKAHRKYKSYKRDHNDYYTRKLTTFETGKVGLAAQIFAHLMPGFVMFIFFPAFVFSHYEGWSYDEAVYYAFVTLTTIGFGDYVAGQDNSKGSGFFFILYKTFLICWISFGLGYTVMIMTFIARGMRSKKIARIEHKLAINLKHTQSKIWNEFNKELNYLRRAFNELQLSKVKRVYIDECNYEIPPSKFPRSNSFPDLRDLLYGSKEKDKLCNRPRRRANSEVVPTEDQITRVVSETDLQRIDKTATFATHAMVQPAELLARLVNILGYIPPATEDTGADDSNQTTFVSQDIGYRGNRLEENNSKVYSEEEPTYTSSTGPGLWTIGHEKIPAYRFANPRSRAASEIRLHETKKEDRNTERTWSGPIAARKIHELMKSRVSESSGKEHGIKERKFSKLRNFALTRSVSKALVSSAPWKGRFSISSEKKNSELDHEINRDTGQSFPLGSVAIDDRRDSTTSNLRRHYYTHTGAGSNLNTGTTNNLLEETSLADFLRALTALHASVVTNGSWTSATNTDQIQRNQPRRKMGTASLTPPKLPSLFTLFSPSPPTSTTQSNQNTITQEFNVNSNENKLPWPQNRRESRRGSLIFVAPTTTKSRRFSLRPVATPISPPTPPKNDTPFLSDSQQMPYESRSTSLFESLKEPLISTERAPGLSTPIKSFLNDRRFSLRPTQNPNLIDNNPAALVPTLKAVPRWKAGMLQRQISQMNLRRRARAFSLSDVHAEDLKERAEPFDLSSSNCKKHNYDAKEYRKNISPNKSEREDLKNDGFAKSIENSDQFASSVCTSAERYSSFSQESALTNSVRLEEKNVRIFEPHTQSISSIASTENINHLNEHTSCPPLDIYNEEKFASSSTEKQESLVEVKIENPITNIVRNPFTADVSLNNSPDSLSELKVEKHGSHLPINKS; encoded by the exons ATGTCGAAGAAACAATGGTTGGTCCTGTTGATGCTGTTTTTGACTTACTTGTTGCTAGGTGCTTCCATTTTCTACCATATCGAGAGTCGCCTAGAAATCGAACGCGTCGAAGAAGCCAAACGTGAACGCATCGAAATTAACG CTTTACTTCACGCACATTATGTGCCTAATCTTAGTCACGATCACGATGAAATTCTTGGAAAATTGACACGGTACTGTGGAAAGTCGGTTTATAATTATACCGACGGCGAGACGGACCCCCTTAAGTGGGATTTTTATAACAGTTTTTATTTTGCTTACACCGTCGTCAGCACGATAG GTTACGGGAATTTGGCTCCGACGAACATGCTTGGCCGTATCCTGATGATATTTTACGGTCTGATAGGGATACCTATGAATGGGATTTTGTTAACACAACTAGGAGAATTTTTTGGGCACGTATTCGTCAAAGCTCATCGGAAGTACAAATCGTACAAGCGTGACCATAATGACTATTATACCAGAAAATTAACAACGTTCGAAACGGGAAAAGTTGGGTTGGCTGCACAGATATTCGCTCATTTGATGCCAGGCTTCGTCATGTTCATTTTTTTCCCGGCATTTGTCTTCTCCCATTATGAGGGTTGGAGTTACGACGAAGCTGTTTACTACGCTTTTGTCACATTGACAACCATTGGTTTCGGAGATTACGTGGCAG GACAGGACAATAGCAAGGGTAGcggatttttctttatattatacaagaCCTTCTTGATCTGTTGGATTTCGTTTGGACTGGGATACACTGTCATGATTATGACGTTTATCGCGCGAGGTATGCGCAGTAAGAAGATTGCTAGAATCGAGCATAAACTAGCGATCAATTTAAAGCATACACAGAGTAAAATCTGGAACGAATTCAACAAGGAGCTAAACTACCTGCGTCGTGCTTTCAACGAGTTACAGCTATCTAAGGTCAAG AGAGTATATATCGATGAatgtaattatgaaattccaCCTTCGAAATTTCCACGTAGCAATAGCTTTCCTGATCTTCGAGATTTGCTCTATGGttcaaaagagaaagataagtTGTGTAACAGACCTCGACGTCGCGCCAACAGCGAAGTGGTACCGACG GAAGATCAAATAACTCGCGTCGTTTCTGAGACTGATCTTCAAAGAATCGACAAAACGGCAACATTCGCAACTCATGCGATGGTTCAGCCAGCAGAATTGTTGGCAAGATTGGTTAATATTCTTGGTTACATACCACCAGCTACAGAGGATACTGGAGCTGATGATTCGAATCAGACAACTTTCGTTAGCCAAGATATCGGATATCGCGGTAACAGGCTCGAAGAAAATAACAGTAAAGTATATTCGGAGGAAGAGCCAACTTACACATCCAGTACTGGACCTGGACTCTGGACCATCGGCCATGAAAAAATACCAGCATATCGTTTTGCTAATCCTCGTTCACGAGCGGCTAGTGAAATCAGACTACAcgagacgaagaaagaagatcgaAACACGGAACGAACCTGGTCCGGTCCGATAGCAGCTAGAAAAATTCATGAATTAATGAAATCGCGAGTAAGCGAATCATCTGGTAAAGAGCATGgcattaaagaaagaaaattttctaaacttCGTAACTTTGCATTAACAAGATCTGTTTCCAAAGCACTGGTTTCATCTGCTCCTTGGAAAGGTCGTTTCTCAATAAGTTCAGAAAAAAAGAACTCGGAGTTAGATCACGAGATTAACAGAGATACCGGACAATCATTCCCATTGGGATCAGTAGCGATTGATGATAGACGAGACTCGACCACTTCAAATCTACGGAGACATTATTACACTCACACTGGTGCAGGTAGCAATCTTAATACAGGAACTACTAATAATTTGCTCGAGGAAACCAGTTTGGCCGATTTTTTGAGAGCCCTCACTGCTCTTCACGCGAGCGTCGTTACGAATGGCAGTTGGACCTCAGCTACGAACACGGATCAGATTCAACGTAATCAACCTCGAAGAAAAATGGGCACCGCTTCCTTGACGCCGCCGAAACTTCCCAGTTTGTTCACGTTATTTTCGCCTTCTCCGCCTACATCAACAACTCAAAGTAATCAAAATACAATTACGCAAGAGTTTAATGTAAACTCGAACGAAAACAAGCTCCCTTGGCCTCAAAACCGACGAGAGTCGAGAAGAGGTAGTTTGATATTCGTCGCACCTACTACTACAAAATCGAGAAGATTTTCTTTAAGACCAGTAGCGACACCCATTAGTCCTCCAACGCCTCCGAAGAACGATACACCATTCTTATCG gattCACAGCAAATGCCATACGAAAGTAGATCAACGTCCTTGTTTGAATCACTCAAAGAACCTCTTATTTCAACAGAGAGAGCACCGGGACTTTCAACGccaataaaatcatttttaaacgatCGACGTTTCTCGCTACGACCTACTCAAAATCCGAatttaatagataataatCCCGCCGCTCTCGTTCCTACGCTTAAAGCTGTACCTCGTTGGAAGGCTGGGATGTTACAACGACAAATCAGTCAAATGAATCTTCGACGTCGAGCCAGAGCCTTCAGCTTGAGCGACGTTCACGCTGAAGATCTCAAAGAAAGAGCCGAGCCTTTTGATCTATCATCCAGTAATTGCAAGAAACATAATTATGATGCAaaagaatatcgtaaaaatatatctccGAATAAATCCGAGAGAgaagatttgaaaaatgaCGGATTCGCAAAATCCATTGAAAATTCAGATCAGTTTGCGTCTTCGGTTTGTACTTCAGCTGAACGATATTCGTCGTTTTCGCAAGAAAGTGCTTTAACGAATTCTGTTCGACTTGAAGAAAAGAACGTGCGAATTTTTGAACCACACACTCAATCCATTTCAAGTATAGCCTCGACCGAGAATATCAATCATTTGAACGAACATACTTCTTGTCCCCCGTTAGATATAtacaacgaagaaaaattcgcTTCATCCAGCACAGAGAAACAG GAATCATTAGTGGAAGTGAAAATAGAGAACCCCATTACGAATATCGTTCGTAATCCTTTTACAGCTGACGTTTCTCTAAATAATTCGCCTGATTCACTTTCAGAGCTGAAAGTCGAAAAGCATGGATCGCACTTGCCTATTAATAAATCGTGA
- the LOC132908180 gene encoding open rectifier potassium channel protein 1 isoform X1, whose protein sequence is MSKKQWLVLLMLFLTYLLLGASIFYHIESRLEIERVEEAKRERIEINALLHAHYVPNLSHDHDEILGKLTRYCGKSVYNYTDGETDPLKWDFYNSFYFAYTVVSTIGYGNLAPTNMLGRILMIFYGLIGIPMNGILLTQLGEFFGHVFVKAHRKYKSYKRDHNDYYTRKLTTFETGKVGLAAQIFAHLMPGFVMFIFFPAFVFSHYEGWSYDEAVYYAFVTLTTIGFGDYVAGQDNSKGSGFFFILYKTFLICWISFGLGYTVMIMTFIARGMRSKKIARIEHKLAINLKHTQSKIWNEFNKELNYLRRAFNELQLSKVKRVYIDECNYEIPPSKFPRSNSFPDLRDLLYGSKEKDKLCNRPRRRANSEVVPTEDQITRVVSETDLQRIDKTATFATHAMVQPAELLARLVNILGYIPPATEDTGADDSNQTTFVSQDIGYRGNRLEENNSKVYSEEEPTYTSSTGPGLWTIGHEKIPAYRFANPRSRAASEIRLHETKKEDRNTERTWSGPIAARKIHELMKSRVSESSGKEHGIKERKFSKLRNFALTRSVSKALVSSAPWKGRFSISSEKKNSELDHEINRDTGQSFPLGSVAIDDRRDSTTSNLRRHYYTHTGAGSNLNTGTTNNLLEETSLADFLRALTALHASVVTNGSWTSATNTDQIQRNQPRRKMGTASLTPPKLPSLFTLFSPSPPTSTTQSNQNTITQEFNVNSNENKLPWPQNRRESRRGSLIFVAPTTTKSRRFSLRPVATPISPPTPPKNDTPFLSDSQQMPYESRSTSLFESLKEPLISTERAPGLSTPIKSFLNDRRFSLRPTQNPNLIDNNPAALVPTLKAVPRWKAGMLQRQISQMNLRRRARAFSLSDVHAEDLKERAEPFDLSSSNCKKHNYDAKEYRKNISPNKSEREDLKNDGFAKSIENSDQFASSVCTSAERYSSFSQESALTNSVRLEEKNVRIFEPHTQSISSIASTENINHLNEHTSCPPLDIYNEEKFASSSTEKQKLQESLVEVKIENPITNIVRNPFTADVSLNNSPDSLSELKVEKHGSHLPINKS, encoded by the exons ATGTCGAAGAAACAATGGTTGGTCCTGTTGATGCTGTTTTTGACTTACTTGTTGCTAGGTGCTTCCATTTTCTACCATATCGAGAGTCGCCTAGAAATCGAACGCGTCGAAGAAGCCAAACGTGAACGCATCGAAATTAACG CTTTACTTCACGCACATTATGTGCCTAATCTTAGTCACGATCACGATGAAATTCTTGGAAAATTGACACGGTACTGTGGAAAGTCGGTTTATAATTATACCGACGGCGAGACGGACCCCCTTAAGTGGGATTTTTATAACAGTTTTTATTTTGCTTACACCGTCGTCAGCACGATAG GTTACGGGAATTTGGCTCCGACGAACATGCTTGGCCGTATCCTGATGATATTTTACGGTCTGATAGGGATACCTATGAATGGGATTTTGTTAACACAACTAGGAGAATTTTTTGGGCACGTATTCGTCAAAGCTCATCGGAAGTACAAATCGTACAAGCGTGACCATAATGACTATTATACCAGAAAATTAACAACGTTCGAAACGGGAAAAGTTGGGTTGGCTGCACAGATATTCGCTCATTTGATGCCAGGCTTCGTCATGTTCATTTTTTTCCCGGCATTTGTCTTCTCCCATTATGAGGGTTGGAGTTACGACGAAGCTGTTTACTACGCTTTTGTCACATTGACAACCATTGGTTTCGGAGATTACGTGGCAG GACAGGACAATAGCAAGGGTAGcggatttttctttatattatacaagaCCTTCTTGATCTGTTGGATTTCGTTTGGACTGGGATACACTGTCATGATTATGACGTTTATCGCGCGAGGTATGCGCAGTAAGAAGATTGCTAGAATCGAGCATAAACTAGCGATCAATTTAAAGCATACACAGAGTAAAATCTGGAACGAATTCAACAAGGAGCTAAACTACCTGCGTCGTGCTTTCAACGAGTTACAGCTATCTAAGGTCAAG AGAGTATATATCGATGAatgtaattatgaaattccaCCTTCGAAATTTCCACGTAGCAATAGCTTTCCTGATCTTCGAGATTTGCTCTATGGttcaaaagagaaagataagtTGTGTAACAGACCTCGACGTCGCGCCAACAGCGAAGTGGTACCGACG GAAGATCAAATAACTCGCGTCGTTTCTGAGACTGATCTTCAAAGAATCGACAAAACGGCAACATTCGCAACTCATGCGATGGTTCAGCCAGCAGAATTGTTGGCAAGATTGGTTAATATTCTTGGTTACATACCACCAGCTACAGAGGATACTGGAGCTGATGATTCGAATCAGACAACTTTCGTTAGCCAAGATATCGGATATCGCGGTAACAGGCTCGAAGAAAATAACAGTAAAGTATATTCGGAGGAAGAGCCAACTTACACATCCAGTACTGGACCTGGACTCTGGACCATCGGCCATGAAAAAATACCAGCATATCGTTTTGCTAATCCTCGTTCACGAGCGGCTAGTGAAATCAGACTACAcgagacgaagaaagaagatcgaAACACGGAACGAACCTGGTCCGGTCCGATAGCAGCTAGAAAAATTCATGAATTAATGAAATCGCGAGTAAGCGAATCATCTGGTAAAGAGCATGgcattaaagaaagaaaattttctaaacttCGTAACTTTGCATTAACAAGATCTGTTTCCAAAGCACTGGTTTCATCTGCTCCTTGGAAAGGTCGTTTCTCAATAAGTTCAGAAAAAAAGAACTCGGAGTTAGATCACGAGATTAACAGAGATACCGGACAATCATTCCCATTGGGATCAGTAGCGATTGATGATAGACGAGACTCGACCACTTCAAATCTACGGAGACATTATTACACTCACACTGGTGCAGGTAGCAATCTTAATACAGGAACTACTAATAATTTGCTCGAGGAAACCAGTTTGGCCGATTTTTTGAGAGCCCTCACTGCTCTTCACGCGAGCGTCGTTACGAATGGCAGTTGGACCTCAGCTACGAACACGGATCAGATTCAACGTAATCAACCTCGAAGAAAAATGGGCACCGCTTCCTTGACGCCGCCGAAACTTCCCAGTTTGTTCACGTTATTTTCGCCTTCTCCGCCTACATCAACAACTCAAAGTAATCAAAATACAATTACGCAAGAGTTTAATGTAAACTCGAACGAAAACAAGCTCCCTTGGCCTCAAAACCGACGAGAGTCGAGAAGAGGTAGTTTGATATTCGTCGCACCTACTACTACAAAATCGAGAAGATTTTCTTTAAGACCAGTAGCGACACCCATTAGTCCTCCAACGCCTCCGAAGAACGATACACCATTCTTATCG gattCACAGCAAATGCCATACGAAAGTAGATCAACGTCCTTGTTTGAATCACTCAAAGAACCTCTTATTTCAACAGAGAGAGCACCGGGACTTTCAACGccaataaaatcatttttaaacgatCGACGTTTCTCGCTACGACCTACTCAAAATCCGAatttaatagataataatCCCGCCGCTCTCGTTCCTACGCTTAAAGCTGTACCTCGTTGGAAGGCTGGGATGTTACAACGACAAATCAGTCAAATGAATCTTCGACGTCGAGCCAGAGCCTTCAGCTTGAGCGACGTTCACGCTGAAGATCTCAAAGAAAGAGCCGAGCCTTTTGATCTATCATCCAGTAATTGCAAGAAACATAATTATGATGCAaaagaatatcgtaaaaatatatctccGAATAAATCCGAGAGAgaagatttgaaaaatgaCGGATTCGCAAAATCCATTGAAAATTCAGATCAGTTTGCGTCTTCGGTTTGTACTTCAGCTGAACGATATTCGTCGTTTTCGCAAGAAAGTGCTTTAACGAATTCTGTTCGACTTGAAGAAAAGAACGTGCGAATTTTTGAACCACACACTCAATCCATTTCAAGTATAGCCTCGACCGAGAATATCAATCATTTGAACGAACATACTTCTTGTCCCCCGTTAGATATAtacaacgaagaaaaattcgcTTCATCCAGCACAGAGAAACAG AAATTACAGGAATCATTAGTGGAAGTGAAAATAGAGAACCCCATTACGAATATCGTTCGTAATCCTTTTACAGCTGACGTTTCTCTAAATAATTCGCCTGATTCACTTTCAGAGCTGAAAGTCGAAAAGCATGGATCGCACTTGCCTATTAATAAATCGTGA
- the LOC132908180 gene encoding uncharacterized protein LOC132908180 isoform X3 — MSKKQWLVLLMLFLTYLLLGASIFYHIESRLEIERVEEAKRERIEINGQDNSKGSGFFFILYKTFLICWISFGLGYTVMIMTFIARGMRSKKIARIEHKLAINLKHTQSKIWNEFNKELNYLRRAFNELQLSKVKRVYIDECNYEIPPSKFPRSNSFPDLRDLLYGSKEKDKLCNRPRRRANSEVVPTEDQITRVVSETDLQRIDKTATFATHAMVQPAELLARLVNILGYIPPATEDTGADDSNQTTFVSQDIGYRGNRLEENNSKVYSEEEPTYTSSTGPGLWTIGHEKIPAYRFANPRSRAASEIRLHETKKEDRNTERTWSGPIAARKIHELMKSRVSESSGKEHGIKERKFSKLRNFALTRSVSKALVSSAPWKGRFSISSEKKNSELDHEINRDTGQSFPLGSVAIDDRRDSTTSNLRRHYYTHTGAGSNLNTGTTNNLLEETSLADFLRALTALHASVVTNGSWTSATNTDQIQRNQPRRKMGTASLTPPKLPSLFTLFSPSPPTSTTQSNQNTITQEFNVNSNENKLPWPQNRRESRRGSLIFVAPTTTKSRRFSLRPVATPISPPTPPKNDTPFLSDSQQMPYESRSTSLFESLKEPLISTERAPGLSTPIKSFLNDRRFSLRPTQNPNLIDNNPAALVPTLKAVPRWKAGMLQRQISQMNLRRRARAFSLSDVHAEDLKERAEPFDLSSSNCKKHNYDAKEYRKNISPNKSEREDLKNDGFAKSIENSDQFASSVCTSAERYSSFSQESALTNSVRLEEKNVRIFEPHTQSISSIASTENINHLNEHTSCPPLDIYNEEKFASSSTEKQKLQESLVEVKIENPITNIVRNPFTADVSLNNSPDSLSELKVEKHGSHLPINKS, encoded by the exons ATGTCGAAGAAACAATGGTTGGTCCTGTTGATGCTGTTTTTGACTTACTTGTTGCTAGGTGCTTCCATTTTCTACCATATCGAGAGTCGCCTAGAAATCGAACGCGTCGAAGAAGCCAAACGTGAACGCATCGAAATTAACG GACAGGACAATAGCAAGGGTAGcggatttttctttatattatacaagaCCTTCTTGATCTGTTGGATTTCGTTTGGACTGGGATACACTGTCATGATTATGACGTTTATCGCGCGAGGTATGCGCAGTAAGAAGATTGCTAGAATCGAGCATAAACTAGCGATCAATTTAAAGCATACACAGAGTAAAATCTGGAACGAATTCAACAAGGAGCTAAACTACCTGCGTCGTGCTTTCAACGAGTTACAGCTATCTAAGGTCAAG AGAGTATATATCGATGAatgtaattatgaaattccaCCTTCGAAATTTCCACGTAGCAATAGCTTTCCTGATCTTCGAGATTTGCTCTATGGttcaaaagagaaagataagtTGTGTAACAGACCTCGACGTCGCGCCAACAGCGAAGTGGTACCGACG GAAGATCAAATAACTCGCGTCGTTTCTGAGACTGATCTTCAAAGAATCGACAAAACGGCAACATTCGCAACTCATGCGATGGTTCAGCCAGCAGAATTGTTGGCAAGATTGGTTAATATTCTTGGTTACATACCACCAGCTACAGAGGATACTGGAGCTGATGATTCGAATCAGACAACTTTCGTTAGCCAAGATATCGGATATCGCGGTAACAGGCTCGAAGAAAATAACAGTAAAGTATATTCGGAGGAAGAGCCAACTTACACATCCAGTACTGGACCTGGACTCTGGACCATCGGCCATGAAAAAATACCAGCATATCGTTTTGCTAATCCTCGTTCACGAGCGGCTAGTGAAATCAGACTACAcgagacgaagaaagaagatcgaAACACGGAACGAACCTGGTCCGGTCCGATAGCAGCTAGAAAAATTCATGAATTAATGAAATCGCGAGTAAGCGAATCATCTGGTAAAGAGCATGgcattaaagaaagaaaattttctaaacttCGTAACTTTGCATTAACAAGATCTGTTTCCAAAGCACTGGTTTCATCTGCTCCTTGGAAAGGTCGTTTCTCAATAAGTTCAGAAAAAAAGAACTCGGAGTTAGATCACGAGATTAACAGAGATACCGGACAATCATTCCCATTGGGATCAGTAGCGATTGATGATAGACGAGACTCGACCACTTCAAATCTACGGAGACATTATTACACTCACACTGGTGCAGGTAGCAATCTTAATACAGGAACTACTAATAATTTGCTCGAGGAAACCAGTTTGGCCGATTTTTTGAGAGCCCTCACTGCTCTTCACGCGAGCGTCGTTACGAATGGCAGTTGGACCTCAGCTACGAACACGGATCAGATTCAACGTAATCAACCTCGAAGAAAAATGGGCACCGCTTCCTTGACGCCGCCGAAACTTCCCAGTTTGTTCACGTTATTTTCGCCTTCTCCGCCTACATCAACAACTCAAAGTAATCAAAATACAATTACGCAAGAGTTTAATGTAAACTCGAACGAAAACAAGCTCCCTTGGCCTCAAAACCGACGAGAGTCGAGAAGAGGTAGTTTGATATTCGTCGCACCTACTACTACAAAATCGAGAAGATTTTCTTTAAGACCAGTAGCGACACCCATTAGTCCTCCAACGCCTCCGAAGAACGATACACCATTCTTATCG gattCACAGCAAATGCCATACGAAAGTAGATCAACGTCCTTGTTTGAATCACTCAAAGAACCTCTTATTTCAACAGAGAGAGCACCGGGACTTTCAACGccaataaaatcatttttaaacgatCGACGTTTCTCGCTACGACCTACTCAAAATCCGAatttaatagataataatCCCGCCGCTCTCGTTCCTACGCTTAAAGCTGTACCTCGTTGGAAGGCTGGGATGTTACAACGACAAATCAGTCAAATGAATCTTCGACGTCGAGCCAGAGCCTTCAGCTTGAGCGACGTTCACGCTGAAGATCTCAAAGAAAGAGCCGAGCCTTTTGATCTATCATCCAGTAATTGCAAGAAACATAATTATGATGCAaaagaatatcgtaaaaatatatctccGAATAAATCCGAGAGAgaagatttgaaaaatgaCGGATTCGCAAAATCCATTGAAAATTCAGATCAGTTTGCGTCTTCGGTTTGTACTTCAGCTGAACGATATTCGTCGTTTTCGCAAGAAAGTGCTTTAACGAATTCTGTTCGACTTGAAGAAAAGAACGTGCGAATTTTTGAACCACACACTCAATCCATTTCAAGTATAGCCTCGACCGAGAATATCAATCATTTGAACGAACATACTTCTTGTCCCCCGTTAGATATAtacaacgaagaaaaattcgcTTCATCCAGCACAGAGAAACAG AAATTACAGGAATCATTAGTGGAAGTGAAAATAGAGAACCCCATTACGAATATCGTTCGTAATCCTTTTACAGCTGACGTTTCTCTAAATAATTCGCCTGATTCACTTTCAGAGCTGAAAGTCGAAAAGCATGGATCGCACTTGCCTATTAATAAATCGTGA